AAACTGATCGCAGATGGCGGGATCGGCAAGGTACTTGAGATCCGAGGACGAGGCAAAGGTGATCGGCGAGGCGGTGCAGAAGATCTTTGGGTGCTTGGTTCGCATGTACTGAACTTAATGAACTACTTTGGTGGTACGCCGAAGTCTTGCTCTGCCGTGTTGCTTCAAGACGGACGACGAGTCACCAAGGCAGATGTGCATGAAGGCAACGAAGCGCTAGGGTTGCTTGCTGGTAACGAAGTTCACGCTCGTTACGAAATGGAACGCGGTTTCATAGCGTACTTCGATTCCGTCGCGAGTGATGGCACTCGAAGCGCCGGATTCGGGCTGCAGATTATCGGCAGCGAAGGCATTGTCGATATTAACTGTGACAAGTTCCCGTTGGCATACCTTGTCCGTGGTAATCCGTTTGAGCCAACGGCCGAGCCACGACCATGGATTCCAATAACGTCGGCTGGTGCAGACAAGCCTGAACCAATCGAAGACATTGGCGATCTCATCAGCCATCATGTGAGTCCCGCCCGCGACCTCATTGCCGCCATACGCGATGATCGTCAACCGTTGTGCAACGTCCGCGAAGGTGCAACGACAGTCGAGATGATTTGTGCCGCGTTCGCATCGCATCGCGAATCGAGCAAGGCAGTCGCGATACCGCTGGAACATCGAGGAAACGAACTCGCGAGGCTATAATTCGTTTGGTGAGAGGATTTAGGTCGGGATCGAACATGTGATGTGCGGCGAATCGTTGATTGAACCAACATCTAAATGAAAGTTTGATTGGCTGCAGAATCAGGTCTCTACCGCGAAATCACCGCTTTGTTCGAGCCGAACGGTCACTGCGTTCTACTGCAATCGCCGAATCGTTTTTATTGCACCTTCGTCGCTCTCGCGGCCATCCGCACGCACCGCAGTGACTTTGATTGTCATCTGGTCTACCTGTTTTGGGTCGGTGGACTTGTGCATGAAATCGGTGCCTGCGATGTCTGAAGCGATCAGCTCATTATCCGGCGCGTTACCAACCGCGCGGTCAAGTTTGTACGACGTTGCATTCTTGCTGCCGGCCCAGGAAATGTGGATCTGATCGGTTCCACCTTCCTCGTTGAGCTTCAATTTCGTGGGCGCGAGCACTGGAATGCAGGCCGGGATGTCGGTGAACACGTAGGCCTGGCCCTTTGTGGTCTCGACGCAGACTTGGTCACTGCCCTTGCTGGCAAAATCTACCTCCTGACCTTCGGCGGTTTTGACGACGGCCTGGGCAACGATGGGGTACCTTAAGTCCAAATTTCCACCCGATTTCGACAAGACCTCCGTCGGCTGGCGTGACCGCCGGACCACTGCGCGGAGACCTCGAAGTTGCCTCGCGCCAAAAGGCCTCGGCTGCTGCCTTTGGGCCGTGCTGCAGGCATCGCGGACAATGACGCCATGACGCGATCGCGGCTCTGCATCGGCATATCGACCACGCTGGCGGAGGCGCAGCAGTAAGCGTCAGCCTGGAATAGCGGTTCGCCACGGTTGTCGTTTATCACGTTGTGAAGGCAATTTTCGCCCATCAACAATTGATGGAACGAGTAAGCTTCCTCGCCGTCGTGAACCCTGGCCCACATCGCGATCCGTTCGGCACTCGCCCAACCAATGTCGGTTTGGTCGGTGCGTTTAGTTAGGCTGACCTTGGCGGCACCGAGTCAAGCCGGCGCCATGTTGCTGATCAATTGCGCCGGGTATTCCAGCGCCGCGTTGAACAACAATATCTCTTTTTGCTTGGATGGTTCAGCGTGGCTATCACAAGAGAATCGAAAAACATTCCGTTCGCTTCGCACGGGTCATAAACCGTTTTCAACATTCGCAACCTATCTTTCTGCGTTCACCGCCATACTTCAACAACGCACGCCCAAAAAAAATCATGTGCCCGTCAAATGTGTTGTACAAACTGCCCCGTTTGATTCCTGTCGCTTCCGTGATTCCAGAGATCGTTTTGGCGGCGTATCTCTATGCCCAGAAGACCTCCATCGCCCGCTCGACTACATCCGCTTCGTCAAACGACCTTTCCCAGGGCATGCCCGCCTATCAAGTGAACTATCTTGATTCGTCAGCCAAACCAACTTTGTTTTGACGGATCGTTTTAAACAACTGAAGACCCGATTTCCCGTTCGAAGGAATGTGAATGCAAGAGGAGACAGTGACCAAATCGACCGGAACGCTATCGTTTTGGCGATTGAGTGCATCGCAGAAAAACTTTGCGGACTGGTCATTTGCTAGTCTAGCTATTTGCTACTCTTGATTCTGGAGTTAGCACATTACGATTACAGCTACTGGTCTCGACATAGCAAATCAACGACACCGACGCCGTTCCGGTCGAAACGCGATGGACAGAGCCCCCGTGCAGATTTCATCAACTAACGCGAGAAGGCTCCAAAAGTGAAAGTGACTGCGTGCCTCGCCTGAACATCGGTTCCTGACCTTAGTTTGTCAAAAACGACTCCCCACCCCGCAAAGACCAAGTCAAATGCATCCATTAACCGCTTTTGCCTGTCGTGGTGCTGACGGTTCGACAGCACGCTATGATTCAGAACAAGTGAAGAGAACTAAAATGTCTAAAAAGCCGATGTGTGAAATGATGCCTGTAAGAATACCGAGTCGCACCGAGGTCGCCCGCAGTCTTGCGATCGCAATTCTGACCGTCTGTTTTAGCGTGACCTCAAAAGCAGACAATTGGCCTCAGTTTCGCGGCCCCCATGCAAATGCAATTTCGACGCGGCCATTGCCGAAAACTTGGTCAGACCATGATGGCGAGACAGAGAACATTCGATGGAAGATCCCTGTCGCTGGCGAAGGATGGTCGCAACCGGTGGTTTGGGATGAAAGGGTTTTCCTGACTGCCGCGGTCCCAATGACGGAAACAAGCAGTGGTCCGGAACCTTACTCGAGTGGCGGTGGGCGTGCTGTAAAGGAGTTGATGAAGACAGAGTTTCTCTATCAAGTCGTTTGCATGGATGCCAATTCAGGTGACGAACTTTGGCGGACGACGTGCAAGGAGGAACAACCGCCAATCCCGCGTCACAGCACGAACACCTACGCGACCGAAACGCCGATCACCGACGGCGAACGGGTCTACGCCTACTTCGGAATGAACGGGATCTATGCATTGGATTTGCAAGGAAACGTTCAATGGCAAAAGGACCTTGGCGTCTTCGAGATGAGAGCGGATTGGGGGACTGCTAGTTCACCGACGCTGTTTGAAGGAAAATTGTTTGTCCAAGTTGACAACCAAATCGAGTCATTCTTGATTGCTTTGGACGCGGAAACGGGCGATGAAGTTTGGCGCGTCTCACGCAATGAAAAATCGCAATACAGTAGCCCGATGATTTGGCGGAACTCGTTGCGAAACGAACTGATCGTCGGCGGAATGGTCTACCGGTCGCATGATCCCGCAACGGGCAAGCTTCTTTGGGAACTTGATATGGCGAAGGGGCGCAGTTCCGCGACACCGGTCGCGGACGGCGACCGGCTTTTCGTTGGCAACGAGCTTAGGAACCGCGGGGGCGATGACGATGGCGGGGGACGACTATTTTGTGTTAAACCAGGCGGCAGCGGCGACATCACTCCACCAGACGATTCTCAAGAGACTGAATTCGTTGCGTGGTGGATCGAAAAAGCAGACATGCAGATGGCATCACCGACGATTTGCAACGGTAAAATTTACTTGTTTGAACGCAGCACCGGCAACATGCACTGCGTCAATATGGATACAGGCGAGACGGTCTATCGCCAACGCGTACGTGGTGCAAAAGCTTTTTGGGCGTCGCCGTGGACAGATGGGCGACAAGTTTTCTCACTTGATGCAAGTGGAACGACTCACGTCTTGTCGTCATCGGAAAAGTACGAGTTGCTTGCCGCCAATGAACTCGATCAGCAAGCTTGGAGCACCCCAGCACTGGCTGACGGCCGCATCTATTTGCGGACGATCGATCATCTTTACTGCATCGAAAATCAGTCGCCCGTCGATCAATCTGCGAAGTAAACTTTTGATTGATCCTTTCACGCGAAGAGATGAAATTCGCGATGAAACACGGTCGGTGTGCAACGAACTTCTTCAACCAAAGTATATTTGGTTGAGTCTTTCTTTAATCTGACTCCCCTCTATCACAACCACGTTTGTAGAAAGAGCTGAGGGGAAGAGACAATCAGGTTTGTTTGTTTCGGAAGTCGGTTTGGATTTGGATGATTCTTTGAGAACAACTCGACGCGCTAACCCGAGAGAGACACCGATGAACCCAGTCATGCTTCTGCTGATTGCCTTGACGCCAATGATAGCAACTGCCGCGGATTTCCAGCCGGATGAAACCCTCATCTACAAAAAAGTTGCGAACCAAACCAAGGAAGGTACCGTTGAGCTGAAGTTGCACATGTACACGCCTGAGGGAATTAAGGCGTCTGACAAACGACCAGCGATTGTTTTCTTCTTTGGCGGTGGTTGGAGCGGTGGAGATCCAAAACAGTTCTACCAGCAAGCGGATTTCTTTGCAGAGAGAGGAATGGTTGCGTTTTCGGCTGATTATCGAGTCAGCGGACGAAACAAAACGACGCCGTTTGAATGTGTGATGGACGGGAAGTCGGCAATCCG
The Rubripirellula reticaptiva DNA segment above includes these coding regions:
- a CDS encoding Gfo/Idh/MocA family protein, whose product is MDRRTFIAASASTLTVPAIGFGHGTDKLRVGVIGHTGRGDYGHGLDTVWLRIPETEIVCVADANSAGLAGAAKKLQVDNSFTNYRKMLTEVTPSIVAVCPRQPDQHRDMILAAIDSGARGIYVEKPFCRTPAEADEIIAACDKRDAKLAVAHRNRYHPTLQAIDKLIADGGIGKVLEIRGRGKGDRRGGAEDLWVLGSHVLNLMNYFGGTPKSCSAVLLQDGRRVTKADVHEGNEALGLLAGNEVHARYEMERGFIAYFDSVASDGTRSAGFGLQIIGSEGIVDINCDKFPLAYLVRGNPFEPTAEPRPWIPITSAGADKPEPIEDIGDLISHHVSPARDLIAAIRDDRQPLCNVREGATTVEMICAAFASHRESSKAVAIPLEHRGNELARL
- a CDS encoding glycoside hydrolase family 95-like protein produces the protein MGWASAERIAMWARVHDGEEAYSFHQLLMGENCLHNVINDNRGEPLFQADAYCCASASVVDMPMQSRDRVMASLSAMPAARPKGSSRGLLARGNFEVSAQWSGGHASRRRSCRNRVEIWT
- a CDS encoding outer membrane protein assembly factor BamB family protein, with product MSKKPMCEMMPVRIPSRTEVARSLAIAILTVCFSVTSKADNWPQFRGPHANAISTRPLPKTWSDHDGETENIRWKIPVAGEGWSQPVVWDERVFLTAAVPMTETSSGPEPYSSGGGRAVKELMKTEFLYQVVCMDANSGDELWRTTCKEEQPPIPRHSTNTYATETPITDGERVYAYFGMNGIYALDLQGNVQWQKDLGVFEMRADWGTASSPTLFEGKLFVQVDNQIESFLIALDAETGDEVWRVSRNEKSQYSSPMIWRNSLRNELIVGGMVYRSHDPATGKLLWELDMAKGRSSATPVADGDRLFVGNELRNRGGDDDGGGRLFCVKPGGSGDITPPDDSQETEFVAWWIEKADMQMASPTICNGKIYLFERSTGNMHCVNMDTGETVYRQRVRGAKAFWASPWTDGRQVFSLDASGTTHVLSSSEKYELLAANELDQQAWSTPALADGRIYLRTIDHLYCIENQSPVDQSAK